The Pelodiscus sinensis isolate JC-2024 chromosome 30, ASM4963464v1, whole genome shotgun sequence genome has a window encoding:
- the LOC112546643 gene encoding uncharacterized protein LOC112546643, translating to MGISGKFLNLWRNHFTVISTSVYSLVLVVLEHSMDPNFKCPEDKKWRRDYSLCYILIPPFALFLVGMVVQTPSKCCEYYMCCRGKASWIKLTDDKKKNCKRISTICLKALVPAGLWIIIMLLDGKYFDCLCTSPQVNGTADNAQPAMSPYHISQMVGLGFVGCIALGGFIYWCRKCCRERVTMNVFQSRERLRVQAADYLDEQQNEAIRKLIEKHLNKRYIAAPATFVTGLSDANVSFEIRRALNVLWENQGPAGGAQSGAIVVQSAAGRAESAADGARSTGGGGGGRAESAGARAESSEDEADSAATEGTRLQEFPS from the exons ATGGGGATTAGCGGCAAGTTCTTAAACCTATGGCGAAACCACTTCACGGTCATATCGACGTCAGTGTACTCCCTCGTTTTGGTGGTGCTGGAACACTCAATGGATCCGAATTTCAAATGCCCAGAAGACAAAAAGTGGAGACGTGATTACAGTCTTTGCTATATCCTCATACCACCCTTTGCTTTGTTTCTAGTAGGCATGGTTGTCCAGACTCCTTCAAAATGCTGTGAATACTACATGTGTTGTAGAGGCAAGGCCTCGTGGATAAAGCTCACAGATGATAAAAAGAAAAACTGTAAAAGAATCAGCACCATTTGTTTAAAGGCTTTGGTACCCGCTGGCTTGTGGATAATTATCATGCTTCTGGATGGGAAATACTTTGACTGTCTGTGTACATCCCCTCAGGTGAACGGCACTGCAGATAACGCACAGCCAGCGATGAGTCCTTATCACATTTCCCAG ATGGTCGGGCTTGGATTCGTAGGGTGCATTGCCCTTGGCGGGTTCATATACTGGTGCAGGAAGTGTTGCAGGGAAAGGGTCACCATGAATGTGTTCCAAAGCAGGGAGAGACTCCGGGTGCAGGCCGCCGACTATCTGGACGAACAGCAGAACGAGGCGATCCGGAAATTAATAGAGAAACACCTGAACAAGCGCTACATAGCCGCACCGGCAACATTCGTGACAGGCCTTAGCGACGCGAACGTATCTTTTGAGATAAGACGAGCTTTAAATGTTTTATGGGAAAACCAAGGCCCAGCTGGCGGAGCCCAGAGCGGAGCTATTGTAGTCCAGAGCGCAGCCGGCAGAGCCGAGAGTGCAGCTGATGGAGCCAGGAGCACAGGAGGCGGAGGTGGAGGCAGAGCCGAGAGCGCAGGAGCCAGAGCCGAGAGCTCAGAAGATGAAGCTGATAGTGCAGCCACAGAAGGAACGAGACTGCAAGAATTCCCATCTTAA